A segment of the Salvelinus namaycush isolate Seneca chromosome 3, SaNama_1.0, whole genome shotgun sequence genome:
ATACAatgaaaataaacgcaacatggaaagtgttggtcccatgttttccatatgcacaaaaagcttatttctctcaaattttgtgcacacatttgtttacatccctgttagtgagcatttctcctttgccaagataatctatccacctgacaggtgtggcatatcaagatacacattaaacagcatggtcattacacaggtgcgccttgtgctagggacaataaaaggccactaattTGTTACACAACGCctcacgttttgagggagcgtgcaatagtcatgctgactgcagatatatccaccagagctgttgccagataattttatgttaatttctctaccacaagGTGCCTcgaacattgttttagagaatgcggcagtacgtccaaccggcctcacaaccgcagaccacgtgtaaccacgccagcccaggacctcaacatccggcttcttcacccaCAGGATCGTATGAGGGGGGTGTGGAGGGGTTGCTGAGGAGTATTTGTCTGTAATAATAGCCCTTTTGTGGGTAAAAACTCGGCCCACCCATGGTTGCattcctgcccagtcatgtgaaatccatagattagggcctaacttatttaaattgactgatttccttatatgaactgcattcagtaaaatctttgaaattgttgcaattatatttttgttcagtagccCATTACACTGTTTTCAGTAACAATGCACAAACAAAACAAAGAGCATGAGACAACAATTTACCATACATACATCATTGGTGAGTATATAGGTAACACATCCAAAAAGAAAATTTAGGTCAGAACATCTATGACCAATGCATTGAGAGTGAAATATTGTAAAAGTATTttattcaatatttttttccaAGGCTGGGAAGTCAATGTGGAGATGTCTACTTGAAGTCCATTTTAGGGGCATGAATTTATATGAAAAATGTTGGCATTTATCCTAAACAATTTTTGGTTTCCAAAACTCGCCCGTACAATCGGATTCCATTCCAATATATCTACAATTCAACTATCTTCCAAAAAAAGAATGCCAGCCCTTCAGCATTATCCTTTGTAGATTGAAAAGAAAACAGTTTATATTTAAGACTGCAGTCCTTTAAAGTGTCCCATGAAGAATTTGTACACAGTCTGTACTTCGGCATTAGGATGTCAGCATATTTCATTGAAACTCTGCATCAGTCCCATTCACATAAAAAGAGTGAAAATGAAAAATTCATGGCTGTAAAACCAAGAACCGGAAGAGAGAATCCCTGGAAATCAAATGCCAGCTTTCTTGCATTCCACATCAACCAGATGAGAGGTAGGGTAAGAAAATATCCAGcctggacagagaaagagagggggggactgGGGTGGATAAGGAACTCCAAAAATATTGTGGTTGTTAGGACATCAGCCCACTGCTGTTGAATGGGCAGGCTGTTAGTCCAGGTGGGCAGAAAGAGGACCGGCATTCTGGGCAGGAATGGCCAAAAGGTTGACTTGCTGGCTGACAGAGGAGGAGAAAGTTCTCAAGGATAATTGGTGCagaaaaaaagcttttgactatAAAGAGAAAGACTAGGACTTCTTGGAGTCCTGTGTGTTGCGTTTCTTGAGGTCACTCAGGTCAACTGGTGTGAAAGCTGCAAGAAAGGATAAAAATAACGTTACTGTCTTTGACAAATCTAGTAAATAGCCTGTTTAAATGACAAACATACTCAGATCCATCAAGTCACTTACAATTTAAGTTGGGATTTGGGTTCTTTTCCACATACTCCTGTGGTCCACGGTCTTTGCGTTCACTGCTCTGTGGTGACCGGATGTCTCTGAGCACACACTGCCAGGCTGTAAAGAAGCATACACATGCCAGCTTTCAACCATCTCCTTACATACCACATTCCATCCAAATGGCTCATCTGAGCCCAGTGGTACAGGGGCTCTGTAAGGAGCTTTTTACAGTGGATGATGTTGATTGCCAACATATAAGCCTACTCAGGTGAGAGACAGTAAGGGCTAGTCTTAGTAAGATATCGGTCTTCTGAGGCAGACTCACTGTCATGGATGAAGCGCACATTCTCCTCATGCGCTGGAGTGAAGAGCTCCCCACTGTTCGTAGGAGACCGAGGACTGGAAGTCCGCTTGTAGTTGTTCACCATCCTGGGAGCAGATGAGCTATAAAGCAGCAAagatacaaataaaaaacaaacagcaaaaaagAATGAAAACAGAACAGACAGGCTGGAAAACAGAACATACGTTTTTCTGGCAATTATGCAGTATACCTGATTCTACAAGACACAGCTTGATATACAGTTAGCACACAACAACCATAACAGGTAAACAAATCTCTTCCAACCTCATTCTGTGTGCAGTCTGTCTCTTGCTCCTTTCTAATGAATAGTTCGGGGGTTGAGAGAATATTAATCTTCTTTATCCTCTGTTGGATAGCTAGTGGTGGAAACAAGGCGTGACATGATTAATTCTAAATAAAGACACCAATCCCAAACAATAGAGG
Coding sequences within it:
- the LOC120039454 gene encoding mapk-regulated corepressor-interacting protein 1-like; this encodes MSSSAPRMVNNYKRTSSPRSPTNSGELFTPAHEENVRFIHDTWQCVLRDIRSPQSSERKDRGPQEYVEKNPNPNLNSFTPVDLSDLKKRNTQDSKKS